A single genomic interval of Asterias amurensis chromosome 1, ASM3211899v1 harbors:
- the LOC139944170 gene encoding snaclec rhodocetin subunit gamma-like: MASSFSVITFSILVALLQSHFLIISPCMSCISPWTSFGNHCYLSVMEEKTFNEAEQYCQSLSRLGRPSNLASIMSQEENDFLILLSRSISNQDETASWFGYREDRSNGSSTWYFIDGNPSVGYNNWGSGNPSGNGQCGLIVQKPATNTSFWNDLTCSKPRSSVCKIPARF, encoded by the coding sequence ATGGCGAGTTCTTTCAGTGTCATCACTTTCAGTATTCTTGTAGCTCTCCTTCAGTCACATTTCCTGATCATATCTCCCTGCATGTCCTGCATCAGTCCATGGACAAGTTTTGGGAATCATTGCTACCTTAGCGTGATGGAAGAGAAAACCTTTAATGAAGCTGAACAATACTGTCAGAGTTTGTCACGCCTTGGCAGACCATCTAATCTGGCGTCTATTATGAGCCAAGAGGAAAATGACTTCCTCATCCTTCTCTCAAGATCCATTTCAAACCAAGATGAGACAGCATCCTGGTTTGGCTACCGCGAGGACAGATCCAATGGCTCTTCAACCTGGTATTTTATTGATGGCAACCCTTCCGTGGGCTACAACAACTGGGGATCTGGCAACCCCAGCGGCAATGGTCAGTGCGGCTTGATAGTTCAGAAACCTGCAACTAATACAAGCTTTTGGAATGATCTGACATGTAGTAAACCAAGGAGTTCCGTCTGTAAAATACCAGCCAGGTTCTAA